From Deltaproteobacteria bacterium, the proteins below share one genomic window:
- a CDS encoding DUF3024 domain-containing protein, giving the protein MALSELEQQRVEKIVGAYCREKIPPHVRDKIKVFYTIRGSDVKVVESRPHWQGKGEWTEMEIARIKYDASALTWQLYWKRANGRWIKYPDFKPVSDLKKIVNEIEADPHYVFWG; this is encoded by the coding sequence AAGATAGTTGGTGCGTATTGCCGTGAAAAGATACCGCCGCACGTTCGGGATAAGATAAAGGTCTTTTACACTATTCGTGGTAGCGATGTAAAGGTTGTAGAATCCCGCCCTCACTGGCAGGGTAAGGGAGAATGGACGGAGATGGAAATTGCCCGCATTAAATATGATGCTTCGGCGCTTACCTGGCAGCTCTACTGGAAACGGGCCAATGGAAGATGGATAAAGTATCCCGATTTCAAGCCTGTCTCTGATCTTAAAAAAATCGTTAATGAAATTGAGGCCGATCCCCACTATGTCTTCTGGGGATAA